One window from the genome of Streptomyces sp. WZ-12 encodes:
- a CDS encoding small secreted protein: protein MNKKLVAALTGGAALLLALTGCSSDNSKKLDDWAKTFCDPAQVPFKQIQDANAAMQTADSGNTDSKKVQQTDSAAFQKISAAYAQLAKSLDKAGAPPNEGGEDAQKNAVKELNSLSAGYADLKKQVDGLDTGDKLKFADGLRNLSNGINKLNAKSEQAFKKLEAGDVGKAMARQKGCQNQGTSNGPSAAPSKSA, encoded by the coding sequence GTGAACAAGAAGCTCGTGGCTGCCCTGACCGGCGGTGCCGCACTCCTGCTCGCGCTGACCGGTTGCAGCAGCGACAACTCGAAGAAGCTCGACGACTGGGCGAAGACGTTCTGCGACCCCGCGCAGGTTCCGTTCAAGCAGATCCAGGACGCCAACGCGGCCATGCAGACGGCCGACAGCGGCAACACGGACTCCAAGAAGGTCCAGCAGACCGACTCGGCGGCCTTCCAGAAGATCTCGGCGGCCTACGCCCAACTGGCCAAGTCCCTGGACAAGGCGGGGGCGCCGCCGAACGAGGGCGGCGAGGACGCGCAGAAGAACGCGGTCAAGGAGCTCAACTCCCTGTCCGCGGGATACGCCGACCTCAAGAAGCAGGTGGACGGCCTGGACACCGGCGACAAGCTGAAGTTCGCCGACGGGCTGCGCAACCTCTCCAACGGGATCAACAAGCTCAACGCCAAGAGCGAACAGGCCTTCAAGAAGCTGGAGGCCGGCGACGTGGGCAAGGCGATGGCGCGGCAGAAGGGCTGCCAGAACCAGGGCACCTCCAACGGGCCGTCGGCGGCGCCGTCCAAGAGCGCCTAG